A DNA window from Pseudomonas sp. GD03919 contains the following coding sequences:
- a CDS encoding sigma-54-dependent transcriptional regulator, which translates to MPHILIVEDETIIRSALRRLLERNQYQVSEAGSVQEAQERYSIPTFDLIVSDLRLPGAPGTELIKLGEGTPVLIMTSYASLRSAVDSMKMGAVDYIAKPFDHDEMLQAVARILRDHQEARRAPAPVATSDNTRNGATEKATANANGEIGIIGSCAAMQELYSKIRKVAPTDSNVLVQGESGTGKELVARALHNLSKRAKAPLISVNCAAIPETLIESELFGHEKGAFTGASAGRAGLVEAADGGTLFLDEIGELPLEAQARLLRVLQEGEIRRVGSVQSQKVDVRLIAATHRDLKTLAKTGQFREDLYYRLHVIALKLPALRERGNDVLEIAQAFLVRQYTRMGYEPLHFAHDAEQAIRHYPWPGNVRELENAIERAVILCEGTEICADLLGIDIELDDLDDEDFSLSAAAGQSSSSHEPTEDLSLEDYFQHFVLEHQDHMTETELARKLGISRKCLWERRQRLGIPRRKTGVTSSP; encoded by the coding sequence ATGCCACATATTCTTATCGTCGAAGACGAAACCATTATCCGCTCTGCCTTGCGCCGCCTGCTCGAACGCAATCAGTACCAGGTCAGCGAAGCTGGCTCGGTACAGGAAGCCCAGGAGCGCTACAGCATTCCCACCTTCGACCTGATCGTCAGTGACCTGCGCCTGCCCGGCGCACCAGGTACCGAACTGATCAAACTGGGTGAAGGTACCCCGGTGCTGATCATGACCAGCTACGCCAGCCTGCGTTCGGCGGTGGACTCGATGAAGATGGGCGCGGTCGATTACATCGCCAAGCCCTTCGACCACGACGAGATGCTGCAGGCCGTTGCCCGCATTCTGCGTGACCACCAGGAAGCCAGGCGCGCACCGGCGCCTGTCGCCACCAGCGATAACACGCGCAATGGTGCAACCGAAAAGGCGACGGCTAACGCCAACGGCGAGATCGGCATCATCGGCTCCTGCGCGGCCATGCAGGAGCTTTACAGCAAGATTCGCAAGGTCGCCCCCACCGACTCCAATGTACTGGTGCAGGGCGAGTCCGGCACCGGCAAGGAACTGGTCGCGCGCGCCCTGCACAACCTCTCCAAACGCGCCAAGGCGCCGCTGATTTCGGTGAACTGCGCGGCCATTCCAGAGACCCTGATCGAGTCCGAACTGTTCGGCCACGAAAAAGGCGCCTTCACCGGCGCCAGCGCCGGGCGTGCCGGTCTGGTGGAGGCGGCCGACGGTGGCACGCTGTTCCTCGACGAAATCGGTGAATTGCCGCTGGAAGCCCAGGCGCGACTGCTACGCGTGCTGCAGGAAGGGGAAATTCGCCGGGTCGGCTCGGTGCAGTCGCAGAAGGTCGATGTGCGCCTGATCGCCGCGACGCACCGCGATCTCAAGACCCTGGCCAAGACCGGCCAGTTCCGTGAAGACCTCTATTATCGCCTGCACGTCATCGCCCTCAAGCTGCCGGCACTGCGCGAACGCGGTAACGACGTGCTGGAGATCGCCCAGGCCTTCCTCGTGCGTCAGTACACGCGCATGGGCTACGAACCTCTGCACTTCGCCCATGATGCCGAACAGGCGATCCGCCATTACCCCTGGCCGGGTAACGTGCGTGAACTGGAAAACGCCATCGAGCGGGCAGTGATCCTCTGCGAGGGCACGGAAATTTGCGCCGACCTGCTGGGCATCGATATCGAGCTGGACGACCTGGATGACGAGGACTTCAGCCTCTCGGCGGCGGCTGGGCAAAGCAGCAGCAGCCACGAACCGACCGAGGATCTGTCACTGGAAGATTACTTCCAGCACTTCGTCCTCGAACACCAGGACCACATGACCGAAACCGAACTGGCGCGCAAACTGGGCATCAGCCGCAAGTGCCTGTGGGAGCGCCGTCAGCGCCTGGGCATTCCACGACGTAAAACCGGTGTAACCAGCAGTCCTTGA
- a CDS encoding polynucleotide adenylyltransferase PcnB, protein MLKKLFKSFRSPLRRAPHPRSTPEVLSSRQHPLKRNEISRHAISVVERLQKAGYQAYLVGGCVRDLLLDIDPKDFDVATSATPEQVRAEFRNARVIGRRFKLVHVHFGREIIEVATFRANHPQGEEEENSNQAARHESGRILRDNVYGTLEDDAQRRDFTINALYYDPTQEHILDYARGMHDVRNHLVRLIGDPEQRYLEDPVRMLRAVRFAAKLDFEIEKHSAAPIRRLAPMLRDIPSARLFDEVLKLFLAGYAEYTFDLLLEHDLFAQLFPASGEALKRNPEYTEKLIRQALINTDDRIHDGKSVTPAFLFAALLWPALPARVLQLQGKGMPPIPAMQEAAHELIAEQCQRIAVPKRFTIPIREIWDMQERLPRRSGKRADLLLENPRFRAGIDFLLLRELAGEDTGGLGQWWTDYQEANDSERRQMIRDLAGKGESTGNAPRKRRRNNNRRKRSDESGGE, encoded by the coding sequence ATGCTGAAAAAGCTGTTCAAGTCCTTCCGCTCACCTCTGCGCCGTGCGCCACATCCACGCAGCACGCCCGAAGTGCTGAGCAGTCGCCAACACCCACTCAAACGCAATGAAATCAGCCGCCACGCCATCAGCGTGGTCGAACGCCTGCAGAAGGCCGGTTATCAGGCTTACCTGGTCGGCGGCTGCGTGCGTGACCTGCTGCTGGATATCGATCCCAAGGATTTCGACGTGGCTACCAGTGCCACGCCCGAGCAGGTACGTGCCGAGTTCCGTAACGCCCGGGTCATCGGTCGCCGTTTCAAGCTGGTCCACGTGCACTTCGGTCGAGAAATCATCGAAGTGGCCACCTTCCGCGCCAACCACCCGCAAGGCGAGGAAGAGGAGAACAGCAACCAGGCAGCCCGCCACGAAAGCGGCCGCATCCTGCGCGACAACGTCTACGGCACCCTGGAAGACGACGCGCAGCGCCGCGACTTCACCATCAACGCGCTGTATTACGACCCGACCCAGGAACACATCCTCGATTACGCCCGCGGCATGCATGACGTGCGCAATCACCTGGTGCGTCTTATCGGCGACCCGGAGCAGCGTTACCTGGAAGACCCGGTACGCATGCTGCGCGCGGTCCGTTTCGCCGCCAAGCTGGACTTCGAGATCGAGAAGCACAGCGCTGCGCCGATCCGCCGCCTGGCCCCCATGCTGCGCGACATTCCGTCGGCGCGTCTGTTCGACGAAGTACTCAAGCTGTTCCTCGCCGGTTACGCCGAATACACCTTCGACCTGCTGCTCGAGCACGACCTGTTCGCACAGCTGTTCCCGGCCAGTGGCGAGGCGCTCAAGCGCAACCCTGAATACACCGAGAAGCTGATCCGCCAGGCGCTGATCAACACCGACGACCGCATCCATGACGGCAAATCGGTCACCCCGGCGTTCCTCTTCGCCGCGCTGCTCTGGCCTGCATTGCCGGCCCGCGTGCTGCAACTACAGGGCAAGGGCATGCCGCCGATTCCGGCGATGCAGGAAGCCGCCCACGAGCTGATCGCCGAGCAGTGCCAGCGCATTGCCGTACCCAAGCGTTTCACCATCCCGATTCGCGAGATCTGGGACATGCAGGAGCGTCTACCGCGCCGTAGCGGCAAGCGTGCCGACCTGCTGCTGGAAAACCCGCGCTTCCGCGCCGGCATCGACTTCCTCCTGCTGCGCGAACTGGCCGGCGAAGACACCGGCGGCCTGGGTCAATGGTGGACGGACTATCAGGAAGCCAATGACAGCGAGCGCCGGCAGATGATTCGTGACCTCGCCGGCAAAGGCGAAAGCACCGGCAACGCTCCGCGCAAACGCCGCCGCAACAACAATCGCCGCAAGCGCAGCGACGAAAGCGGCGGCGAATGA
- the folK gene encoding 2-amino-4-hydroxy-6-hydroxymethyldihydropteridine diphosphokinase, with product MMERVYIGLGSNLAEPLQQLRAALQAIARLPHSQLQAHSSFYSSDPLGPADQPRYVNAVAALDTALEPWQLLDALQGIEQEQGRVRKAERWGPRTLDLDILLFGERLIDDERLTVPHYHMHARPFVLYPLAELVAELQLPDGRSLAALLQACPFSGLERLPE from the coding sequence ATGATGGAGCGGGTCTACATCGGTCTCGGCAGCAATCTTGCCGAGCCCCTGCAACAGCTGCGCGCGGCCTTGCAGGCCATCGCACGGTTGCCGCACAGCCAACTCCAGGCGCATTCGTCGTTCTACAGCAGCGATCCGCTGGGCCCTGCCGATCAACCGCGATACGTCAACGCCGTGGCGGCGCTGGATACCGCACTGGAGCCCTGGCAGTTGCTCGATGCGCTGCAAGGTATCGAGCAGGAACAGGGGCGCGTGCGCAAGGCCGAGCGCTGGGGCCCGCGCACGCTGGATCTGGACATTCTGCTGTTCGGTGAGCGTCTGATCGACGATGAACGCCTGACCGTGCCGCACTATCACATGCACGCCCGCCCCTTCGTGCTCTACCCGCTGGCCGAGCTGGTCGCCGAGCTGCAGCTGCCGGACGGCCGCAGTCTCGCAGCCTTGCTGCAAGCCTGCCCCTTCAGCGGCCTGGAACGCCTGCCGGAATAA
- the panB gene encoding 3-methyl-2-oxobutanoate hydroxymethyltransferase, with product MPDVTLTTLQSLKQNGEKIAMLTCYDATFAHAACQAGVDVLLVGDSLGMVLQGHDSTLPVSIEDMAYHTACVKRGNQGALIVTDLPFMAYATTEQALHNSARLMQAGAHMVKLEGAGWLAEPIRLLAERGVPVCAHLGLTPQAVNILGGYKVQGRQEAQARQMRADAMALEQAGAAMLLLECVPSELAAEITQAVKIPVIGIGAGSATDGQVLVQHDMLGLSLSGRAPKFVRNFMEGQSSIQGAFSAYVQAVKDGSFPAAEHGFSA from the coding sequence ATGCCTGACGTTACCCTGACCACCCTGCAGAGTCTCAAGCAGAACGGTGAAAAGATCGCCATGCTGACCTGCTATGACGCCACCTTTGCCCATGCGGCCTGCCAGGCGGGCGTCGATGTGCTGCTGGTTGGCGACTCCCTGGGCATGGTTCTGCAGGGGCATGACAGCACCCTGCCGGTCAGCATCGAGGACATGGCCTATCACACTGCCTGCGTGAAGCGCGGCAACCAGGGCGCACTGATCGTCACCGATCTGCCATTCATGGCCTACGCCACCACCGAACAGGCGCTGCACAACAGCGCCCGGTTGATGCAGGCCGGCGCCCATATGGTCAAACTCGAAGGTGCCGGCTGGCTGGCCGAACCGATTCGCCTGCTGGCCGAACGTGGCGTGCCGGTGTGCGCGCACCTGGGGCTGACCCCGCAAGCGGTGAATATCCTCGGCGGTTACAAGGTGCAGGGTCGCCAGGAAGCACAGGCGCGACAGATGCGTGCCGACGCCATGGCCCTAGAGCAGGCCGGCGCCGCCATGCTGCTGCTGGAATGCGTGCCGAGCGAACTGGCTGCGGAAATTACCCAGGCGGTGAAGATTCCGGTGATCGGCATCGGCGCTGGCAGCGCCACCGATGGTCAGGTGCTGGTGCAGCACGACATGCTCGGGCTGTCGCTATCGGGCCGCGCACCGAAGTTCGTACGCAACTTCATGGAGGGCCAGAGCAGCATTCAGGGCGCCTTCAGCGCTTACGTTCAGGCCGTCAAGGACGGCAGCTTCCCCGCCGCCGAGCATGGGTTCTCCGCATGA
- the panC gene encoding pantoate--beta-alanine ligase, with the protein MNMVKTLRELRAAIAQARAEGKQIGFVPTMGNLHAGHVSLVQIAAQRADFVVASIFVNPLQFGAGEDLDKYPRTLAADQEKLLAAGCHLLFHPDVAEIYPHGMGDQTRVSVPGVSEGLCGASRPGHFEGVATVVTKLFNMVQPDLAVFGEKDYQQLAVIRALVQDLNMPIQIISAPTQRAEDGLALSSRNGYLSDEQRAAAPALYRGLQTIAEELRRGARDYARLIETAQAQQRTAGFIPDYLEIRNAVTLRPAQIDDRHLVILTAAQLGSTRLIDNLVVELPSQ; encoded by the coding sequence ATGAACATGGTGAAAACCCTACGCGAGTTGCGCGCCGCCATTGCCCAGGCACGCGCCGAGGGCAAGCAGATCGGTTTCGTGCCGACCATGGGCAACCTCCACGCCGGCCACGTCTCGCTGGTACAGATTGCCGCCCAGCGCGCCGACTTCGTGGTTGCCAGCATCTTCGTCAACCCGCTGCAGTTCGGCGCGGGTGAAGACCTGGACAAATACCCACGCACCCTTGCTGCCGACCAGGAAAAACTACTGGCGGCAGGCTGCCACCTGCTGTTTCACCCCGATGTCGCGGAAATCTACCCGCACGGCATGGGTGACCAGACCCGCGTCAGCGTTCCCGGTGTTTCCGAAGGCCTGTGCGGCGCCAGCCGTCCGGGGCATTTCGAGGGTGTGGCGACGGTGGTGACCAAGCTGTTCAACATGGTCCAGCCTGATCTGGCCGTGTTCGGCGAGAAGGACTACCAGCAACTGGCGGTGATCCGCGCGCTGGTGCAGGACCTGAACATGCCGATCCAGATCATCAGTGCGCCGACTCAACGCGCCGAGGACGGCCTCGCGCTGTCTTCGCGCAACGGCTACCTCAGCGACGAACAACGCGCCGCCGCCCCTGCGCTGTATCGAGGCCTGCAAACGATTGCCGAGGAACTGCGCCGTGGCGCTCGCGACTACGCACGGCTTATCGAGACTGCTCAGGCGCAACAGCGTACCGCTGGTTTCATCCCCGATTACCTGGAAATCCGCAATGCCGTGACACTGCGTCCGGCGCAGATCGACGACCGCCATCTGGTGATTCTCACTGCAGCACAGCTGGGCAGCACCCGCCTGATCGACAATCTGGTGGTGGAACTGCCAAGCCAGTAG
- the pgi gene encoding glucose-6-phosphate isomerase, giving the protein MAYYQQPHDVTTLPAWQALQQHRAEMAGFSMREAFAADARRFQRFSLDSCGLLLDYSKNLIDERGLELLIQLAEQAGLQESIANLFNGEQVNASEGRAALHTALRSPIGRRLLVDGKDIIPEVHRVLNQVTELVSRIHSGLWRGYSEKPIKEVVNIGIGGSFLGPQLVSEALRPFTQRGVRCHYLANIDGSEFRELTARLDPETTLFIVSSKSFGTLETLKNTLAARDWYLAMGGPEEELHRHFIAVTSNRKAAIEFGIGEENIFPMWDWVGGRYSLWSAIGLPIALAIGISNFKELLAGAYAMDQHFTQAPLAENMPALMALLGIWYTNFWGAQSHAILPYDHYLRNFTKHLQQLDMESNGKSVRQDGSELNIATGPIIWGGVGCNGQHAYHQLLHQGRLLVPADFIVPVNSYNPLSDHHQWLFANCLSQAQALMQGKTREEAEAELRARGMPEAEVQRLAPHKVIPGNRPSNILVMNRIAPFELGALVALYEHKVFVQSAIWGINAFDQWGVELGKEMGKEVYQRLTGQLDSSASDASTQGLIAHFREHHRG; this is encoded by the coding sequence ATGGCCTATTACCAGCAGCCTCACGACGTCACCACCCTGCCCGCCTGGCAGGCCCTGCAGCAACACCGCGCCGAAATGGCCGGGTTCAGCATGCGCGAGGCCTTCGCAGCGGACGCACGGCGCTTCCAGCGCTTTTCCCTCGATAGCTGCGGGCTGCTGCTGGATTACTCGAAAAACCTGATCGATGAGCGCGGCCTCGAGCTGCTGATTCAACTGGCCGAGCAGGCCGGTCTGCAGGAGTCCATCGCCAACCTGTTCAACGGTGAGCAGGTCAATGCTTCGGAAGGCCGCGCCGCACTGCACACGGCCCTGCGCAGCCCGATTGGTCGCCGCCTGCTGGTCGACGGCAAGGACATCATTCCCGAAGTCCATCGCGTCCTGAACCAGGTCACCGAACTGGTCAGTCGCATTCACAGCGGCCTGTGGCGCGGTTACAGCGAAAAGCCGATCAAGGAAGTGGTCAACATCGGCATCGGCGGCTCCTTCCTCGGCCCACAACTGGTGTCCGAAGCACTGCGTCCGTTCACCCAACGCGGTGTGCGCTGCCATTACCTAGCCAATATCGACGGCAGCGAATTTCGCGAACTGACTGCCCGCCTCGACCCGGAAACCACGCTGTTCATCGTTTCCAGTAAGTCCTTCGGCACCCTGGAAACCCTGAAGAACACCCTGGCCGCGCGCGACTGGTACCTGGCCATGGGCGGCCCGGAAGAAGAGCTGCATCGCCACTTCATCGCCGTGACCAGCAACCGCAAGGCCGCCATCGAGTTCGGTATCGGCGAAGAGAATATCTTCCCCATGTGGGACTGGGTTGGCGGGCGTTACTCGCTGTGGTCGGCCATCGGCCTGCCCATCGCCCTGGCCATCGGCATATCCAACTTCAAGGAGCTGCTGGCCGGTGCCTACGCCATGGACCAGCACTTCACCCAGGCGCCATTGGCCGAGAACATGCCGGCGCTGATGGCCCTGTTGGGTATCTGGTACACCAATTTCTGGGGCGCGCAAAGCCACGCGATCCTGCCTTACGACCACTACCTGCGTAACTTCACCAAGCACCTGCAGCAGCTGGACATGGAGTCCAACGGCAAGAGCGTGCGCCAGGACGGTAGCGAACTGAACATCGCCACAGGGCCGATCATCTGGGGCGGCGTCGGCTGCAACGGTCAACATGCCTACCACCAGTTGCTGCACCAGGGCCGTCTGCTGGTACCGGCGGACTTCATCGTCCCGGTCAACAGCTACAACCCGCTGTCCGACCATCACCAGTGGCTGTTCGCCAACTGCCTGTCGCAAGCCCAGGCGCTGATGCAGGGCAAGACGCGTGAGGAGGCCGAGGCCGAACTGCGTGCCAGGGGCATGCCAGAAGCCGAAGTACAGCGGCTGGCGCCGCACAAGGTGATTCCTGGTAATCGCCCGAGCAACATCCTGGTAATGAATCGCATCGCACCGTTCGAGCTGGGCGCGCTGGTAGCCCTGTACGAACACAAGGTCTTCGTGCAGAGCGCCATCTGGGGCATCAATGCCTTCGATCAGTGGGGCGTGGAGCTGGGCAAGGAGATGGGCAAGGAGGTCTATCAGCGCCTGACCGGCCAGCTCGACAGCAGCGCCTCGGATGCTTCGACCCAGGGCCTGATCGCCCATTTCCGCGAGCATCACCGCGGCTGA
- the acs gene encoding acetate--CoA ligase encodes MFEITRHPVPDAVRQRAHLDNDAYLRLYQQSVEQPETFWAEQAKAFLDWFKPWDQVHASDLQLGHAEWFKGGQLNVAYNCIDRHLEKRGEQIAIIWEGDNPAESAHITYNKLHHNVSRLANVLKRHGVKKGDRVCIYMPMVPEAAYAMLACARIGAVHSVVFGGFSPDALRDRILDADCRAVITADEGVRGGKYIPLKANVDKALQSCPNVSTVVVVERTQGDVAWVEGRDLWYHQALKEVSAECPAEPMDAEDPLFILYTSGSTGKPKGVLHTTGGYLLGAAMTHKYVFDYHEGEIYWCTADVGWVTGHSYIVYGPLANAATTLMFEGVPNYPDASRFWQVIDKHQVNTFYTAPTALRALMREGEGPVKATSRSSLRLLGSVGEPINPEAWEWYFHVVGDTRCPIVDTWWQTETGSILITPLPGATDLKPGSATRPFFGVQPVLLDEQGKEIDGPGSGVLAIKASWPSQIRSVYGDHQRMIDTYFKPYPGYYFTGDGARRDEDGYYWITGRVDDVINVSSHRIGTAEVESALVLHDAVAEAAVVGYPHDVKGQGIYAYVTLMNGQEPSDELKKDLLTLVGKEIGSFAKPELIQWAPGLPKTRSGKIMRRILRKIACNELENMGDTSTLADPSVVDSLIDQRLNR; translated from the coding sequence ATGTTCGAGATCACCCGCCATCCCGTGCCAGATGCCGTGCGTCAGCGTGCGCACCTGGATAACGACGCCTATCTGCGCCTGTACCAGCAGTCCGTCGAGCAACCCGAAACCTTCTGGGCCGAGCAGGCCAAAGCCTTCCTCGACTGGTTCAAGCCCTGGGATCAGGTGCACGCCAGCGATCTGCAGCTGGGCCACGCCGAATGGTTCAAGGGCGGCCAGCTCAACGTCGCCTACAACTGCATCGATCGCCACCTGGAAAAACGTGGCGAACAGATCGCCATCATCTGGGAAGGCGATAACCCGGCCGAATCGGCGCACATCACCTACAACAAGCTGCACCACAACGTCAGCCGCCTGGCCAACGTGCTCAAGCGCCACGGCGTGAAGAAAGGCGACCGGGTGTGCATCTACATGCCGATGGTGCCGGAAGCGGCCTACGCCATGCTCGCCTGCGCGCGCATCGGCGCGGTGCATTCGGTGGTGTTCGGCGGCTTCTCCCCCGATGCCCTGCGCGACCGTATTCTCGATGCCGATTGCCGCGCGGTGATCACTGCCGACGAAGGCGTGCGCGGCGGCAAGTACATCCCGTTGAAAGCCAACGTCGACAAGGCCCTGCAGAGCTGCCCGAATGTATCCACCGTGGTGGTGGTCGAGCGCACTCAGGGTGATGTGGCCTGGGTCGAAGGCCGCGACCTCTGGTATCACCAGGCACTCAAGGAAGTCAGCGCGGAGTGCCCGGCCGAGCCGATGGACGCCGAGGATCCGCTGTTCATCCTCTACACCTCGGGCTCCACAGGTAAGCCGAAAGGCGTGCTGCACACCACGGGCGGCTACCTGCTTGGCGCGGCGATGACCCACAAGTACGTGTTCGACTATCACGAGGGCGAGATCTACTGGTGCACCGCCGATGTCGGCTGGGTCACCGGACACAGCTACATCGTCTACGGCCCACTGGCCAACGCCGCCACCACGCTGATGTTCGAGGGCGTACCGAACTACCCGGACGCCTCGCGCTTCTGGCAGGTGATCGACAAGCATCAGGTCAACACCTTCTACACCGCCCCCACCGCCCTGCGCGCGCTGATGCGTGAGGGCGAAGGCCCGGTCAAGGCCACTTCGCGCTCGAGTCTGCGCCTGCTCGGTTCGGTGGGTGAGCCGATCAACCCGGAAGCCTGGGAGTGGTACTTCCATGTGGTCGGTGACACGCGCTGCCCCATCGTCGACACCTGGTGGCAGACCGAAACCGGCTCGATCCTGATCACCCCGCTGCCCGGCGCCACCGACCTCAAGCCCGGTTCGGCTACCCGTCCCTTCTTTGGCGTGCAGCCGGTGCTGCTCGATGAGCAGGGCAAGGAAATCGACGGCCCCGGCAGCGGCGTACTGGCCATCAAGGCCAGCTGGCCGAGCCAGATCCGCAGCGTCTATGGCGATCACCAGCGTATGATCGACACCTACTTCAAACCCTACCCCGGCTACTACTTCACCGGCGACGGCGCGCGCCGCGACGAGGACGGCTACTACTGGATCACCGGCCGCGTCGACGACGTGATCAACGTCTCCAGCCACCGCATCGGCACCGCCGAGGTGGAGAGCGCGCTGGTGTTGCACGATGCGGTGGCCGAAGCCGCCGTGGTCGGCTATCCGCATGATGTGAAGGGCCAGGGCATCTACGCCTACGTCACCCTGATGAACGGCCAGGAACCCTCCGACGAGCTGAAGAAGGACCTGCTGACCCTGGTCGGCAAGGAGATCGGCAGTTTCGCCAAGCCGGAGCTGATCCAGTGGGCGCCAGGTCTGCCCAAGACCCGCTCGGGCAAGATCATGCGCCGTATCCTGCGCAAGATCGCCTGCAACGAGCTGGAGAACATGGGCGATACCTCGACCCTGGCCGACCCGAGCGTGGTCGACAGCCTGATCGATCAGCGCCTCAACCGCTGA
- a CDS encoding oxygenase MpaB family protein, translating into MESLRRQIEKQVHSLTGASLGVLDLDQPRGDAGLFGPESMVWEVHADFTAMMVGGISALLLQMLHPLALAGVWDHSTFRQDMLGRLRRTSLFIAGTTYGGLHDAEQLIDKVRRIHLQVVGHAPDGRPYAASDPELLTWVHITEVSQFLAGYLRYVDPQLPLAEQDRYYREVALIAERLGAQDVPKSAQAIADYLQHMRPQLLCDARTREVVRLLYDAPMPSLLAKPFGALMMQAGVELLPDWASDLLGEHQAAWRRPLIRASVQRTANLLRWAVRNSAAQRARRRLLAET; encoded by the coding sequence ATGGAAAGCCTACGTCGTCAGATCGAAAAACAGGTGCACAGCCTCACCGGCGCCTCGTTGGGCGTGCTCGACCTCGACCAGCCGCGCGGTGACGCCGGCCTGTTCGGCCCCGAGTCGATGGTCTGGGAAGTCCACGCCGACTTCACCGCGATGATGGTCGGCGGCATCTCCGCCCTGCTCCTGCAGATGCTCCACCCACTGGCCCTGGCCGGGGTGTGGGATCACTCGACCTTTCGCCAGGACATGCTCGGCCGCCTGCGCCGCACCAGCCTGTTCATCGCCGGCACCACCTATGGCGGCCTGCACGATGCCGAACAGCTGATCGACAAGGTGCGCCGTATCCACCTGCAGGTGGTCGGTCATGCGCCGGATGGCCGTCCTTACGCCGCCAGCGATCCCGAGCTGCTGACCTGGGTGCATATCACCGAGGTCAGCCAGTTCCTCGCCGGCTACCTGCGCTACGTCGACCCGCAGTTGCCGCTGGCCGAACAGGATCGCTACTACCGCGAAGTGGCGCTGATCGCCGAACGCCTCGGCGCGCAGGACGTGCCCAAATCGGCGCAGGCCATCGCCGATTACCTGCAGCACATGCGTCCGCAACTGTTGTGCGATGCGCGCACACGCGAAGTGGTGCGCCTGCTGTACGACGCGCCGATGCCCAGCCTGCTCGCCAAGCCCTTCGGCGCCCTGATGATGCAGGCCGGCGTCGAACTGCTGCCGGACTGGGCCAGCGACCTGCTCGGCGAACACCAGGCCGCCTGGCGCCGACCCCTGATCCGCGCCAGCGTGCAACGCACCGCCAACCTGCTGCGCTGGGCCGTGCGCAACAGCGCCGCGCAGCGGGCCCGGCGCCGCCTGCTGGCAGAAACGTAG
- a CDS encoding class I SAM-dependent rRNA methyltransferase → MPALDQALRAALDARENLLSQLHSQGTDCYRLFHGTQEGAPGLTVDRYGPQLLVQSFHQPLQHDALQALADRVREQLGLPLLLVYNDRSKSHSRIDRNPKLHQAEAAALEDMVGQEWGLNYRVRGRHAGQDPLLFLDLRNARGWVKANAAGKTVLNLFAYTCGVGLCAAAGGAREVLNLDFAQGNLAVGRENGALNPELPAMQFIQSDYFPAIRQLADLPITSRRGQKLPSYPRLQPRQFDLVFLDPPAWAKSAFGTVDLLRDYQSLLKPALLATAEGGTLVCCNNLAKVEMSDWRAQVLRCAEKLGRSVQDCQVIAPASDFPSTDGKPPLKTLILRL, encoded by the coding sequence ATGCCCGCTCTTGATCAGGCGCTGCGCGCCGCCCTCGACGCCCGTGAAAACCTCCTTAGCCAATTGCACTCGCAAGGCACCGACTGCTATCGCCTGTTCCATGGCACGCAGGAAGGCGCACCTGGTCTGACCGTCGATCGCTACGGCCCGCAACTGCTGGTGCAGAGCTTCCACCAACCGCTGCAACATGACGCCCTGCAGGCGCTGGCCGACCGGGTTCGGGAGCAACTCGGCCTGCCCCTGCTGCTGGTCTACAACGACCGCTCGAAAAGCCATTCGCGCATCGACCGCAACCCCAAACTGCATCAGGCCGAGGCGGCTGCTTTGGAGGATATGGTCGGCCAGGAATGGGGGCTTAACTACCGGGTACGCGGCCGTCATGCCGGGCAGGATCCGCTGCTGTTTCTCGACCTGCGCAACGCGCGGGGCTGGGTCAAGGCCAACGCGGCCGGCAAGACGGTGCTCAACCTGTTCGCCTATACCTGCGGTGTTGGCCTATGCGCCGCAGCAGGTGGCGCGCGCGAGGTTCTCAACCTGGACTTCGCTCAGGGCAACCTGGCCGTAGGCCGTGAGAATGGTGCGCTGAATCCAGAGCTACCAGCCATGCAGTTCATTCAGTCCGACTATTTCCCGGCCATTCGCCAACTGGCCGACCTGCCGATCACCAGCCGCCGTGGACAGAAACTGCCGAGCTACCCGCGCCTGCAGCCGCGCCAATTCGATCTGGTGTTCCTCGATCCACCCGCCTGGGCCAAGAGTGCCTTCGGCACCGTCGACCTGCTGCGTGATTACCAGAGCCTGCTCAAACCGGCGCTGCTGGCCACTGCCGAAGGCGGCACGCTGGTGTGCTGCAACAACCTGGCGAAGGTGGAAATGAGCGACTGGCGCGCGCAGGTACTGCGCTGCGCGGAGAAGCTGGGCCGCAGCGTGCAGGATTGCCAGGTCATCGCGCCCGCATCGGACTTCCCCTCCACAGACGGCAAGCCGCCGCTGAAAACCCTGATCCTGAGGCTCTAA